In Oceanobacillus sp. FSL K6-2867, one DNA window encodes the following:
- a CDS encoding ABC transporter ATP-binding protein, which translates to MIEVKDITKKFGRKQVLRGVTFTAAKGEITCLIGINGVGKTTILNAIMALTPINSGQILIDGAKINKKSYEKITFIPDAITMLPQMTIGQSMQFMQDFYESWNQERATELLGFFKLKPEEKISSLSKGNTAKVNLLLGLALDVDYLLMDEPFSGIDIFSREQIAEVFTSHLVEDRGVIITTHEINDIEHLIDQVILLDDGIVVKAFNSEEVRENEGKSVVDVMREVYQQ; encoded by the coding sequence GTGATTGAAGTTAAAGATATTACGAAAAAGTTTGGCCGAAAACAAGTGCTGAGGGGTGTAACATTTACTGCCGCCAAGGGAGAAATTACATGTCTAATTGGCATTAATGGCGTTGGGAAAACAACGATTTTAAACGCCATTATGGCATTAACACCGATCAACAGTGGTCAAATCCTTATTGACGGGGCAAAAATCAATAAGAAAAGCTATGAAAAAATTACGTTTATCCCAGATGCAATTACCATGCTTCCGCAAATGACAATTGGACAATCGATGCAATTCATGCAGGATTTTTACGAGAGCTGGAACCAAGAGCGAGCAACGGAACTGCTTGGATTTTTTAAATTAAAACCAGAAGAAAAAATTTCGAGTCTTTCAAAAGGGAACACTGCCAAAGTAAATCTCCTTTTAGGCTTAGCATTAGATGTTGATTACCTTTTAATGGATGAGCCTTTCTCTGGAATTGATATTTTCAGCCGTGAGCAAATCGCTGAGGTATTTACAAGTCATTTAGTAGAAGATCGCGGGGTTATCATTACAACACATGAGATTAATGATATTGAGCATTTAATTGATCAGGTAATTTTATTGGATGATGGTATTGTGGTAAAAGCATTTAATTCCGAAGAGGTACGTGAAAATGAAGGAAAATCAGTTGTTGATGTGATGAGAGAGGTGTACCAGCAATGA
- a CDS encoding GntR family transcriptional regulator — protein MNVSFNKRDPVYLQVVRQFKERIATGSFEPGQEIPSRRELANQLKINPNTAQRAYKEMEEEGLIYTEGNNPSRITKDEHVLAAVRGELLEEAVDSFITSIRRIQVPFDELVEVMKESYQRQSEEEGGK, from the coding sequence ATGAATGTAAGCTTTAATAAACGGGATCCCGTATATCTGCAGGTTGTTCGCCAATTTAAAGAAAGGATAGCAACAGGATCATTTGAACCCGGACAAGAGATTCCATCACGGCGTGAGTTAGCCAATCAGTTAAAAATAAATCCAAATACTGCACAACGAGCATATAAGGAAATGGAGGAAGAAGGATTGATATATACGGAAGGCAACAACCCAAGTAGGATTACGAAGGATGAACATGTACTTGCTGCGGTTAGAGGAGAGTTGCTTGAGGAAGCGGTCGATTCTTTTATTACATCGATACGACGCATCCAAGTTCCTTTTGATGAGCTTGTAGAAGTAATGAAAGAAAGTTATCAAAGACAGAGTGAGGAAGAAGGGGGGAAATAA
- a CDS encoding exodeoxyribonuclease III, producing the protein MKVVSWNVNGIRACVKKGFLDYFHEVDADIFCIQESKLQKGQIDLDLKGYEQYWNYAVKKGYSGTAVFTKKKPIRVTYGLNNEEVQDEGRIITLEFETFFLVNVYTPNAKRDLSRLEYRLEWEDELYSYLKELDAVKPVIYCGDFNVAHQEIDLKNFKTNHGNSGFTTEERGKMTRLLGSGFVDTLRHFHPDTTDIYTWWSYMKTIRERNVGWRIDYFIVSERLVPVLRDSRADTSIMGSDHCPIVLELNNL; encoded by the coding sequence ATGAAAGTTGTTTCTTGGAATGTTAATGGTATTCGTGCATGTGTTAAGAAAGGTTTTCTTGATTATTTCCACGAGGTAGATGCTGATATATTCTGTATTCAGGAATCCAAATTACAGAAAGGTCAAATCGATCTTGATTTAAAAGGATACGAGCAGTACTGGAATTATGCTGTTAAAAAAGGCTACTCGGGGACAGCAGTTTTCACGAAGAAAAAGCCGATTCGGGTCACATATGGCTTAAATAACGAAGAGGTTCAAGATGAAGGCAGAATTATCACACTGGAATTTGAGACATTCTTTTTAGTAAACGTTTATACTCCAAACGCCAAAAGAGACTTGAGCAGACTTGAATATCGACTGGAATGGGAAGATGAATTATATAGCTATTTAAAAGAATTAGATGCAGTTAAACCTGTTATCTACTGTGGAGATTTCAATGTGGCCCACCAAGAAATCGATCTGAAAAATTTTAAAACCAATCATGGAAATTCCGGCTTTACAACAGAAGAGCGCGGGAAAATGACTCGTTTACTTGGTTCAGGATTTGTTGATACGTTACGGCACTTTCACCCTGACACAACAGATATTTACACTTGGTGGTCCTATATGAAAACGATTCGCGAAAGAAATGTTGGCTGGCGGATTGATTACTTTATCGTCTCTGAGAGACTCGTTCCAGTTCTGAGGGATTCACGAGCAGATACGTCAATCATGGGGAGTGATCACTGTCCAATCGTGCTGGAATTAAACAACCTGTAG
- a CDS encoding MBL fold metallo-hydrolase — MKQRDPIRLDDRIHLIDGFDLDVANRTGTYVINEEALTLVETGPSPSVKYIKAGLAALGHSLDEIKYIIVTHIHLDHAGGAGLLLKECPNATIIVHPRGERHLINPKKLAAGARAVYGDSFSELFEPIVPVPEDRLLVKGEGDSLEIGPNCTLEFWDTPGHAKHHISIYDPVSNGMFTGDTVGVRYEQLVPNGVDLFLPSTSPNHFNPNDMENSIKRIRDKNLDRIYFGHFGMTQNIEEALNQTLNWLDVFMEVGERTVLEGKGYDVISQRLLANIREHLRTKGIPDEHEVYILINLDLQVGSLGIIDYFKKLTQ; from the coding sequence ATGAAGCAAAGAGATCCAATTCGATTGGATGATCGTATTCACTTAATTGATGGATTTGACTTAGATGTAGCTAACCGGACAGGAACTTACGTTATCAATGAAGAGGCGTTAACACTGGTTGAAACTGGACCAAGTCCATCGGTGAAGTATATTAAAGCCGGATTAGCAGCGCTTGGACATTCGCTGGATGAAATAAAGTATATTATTGTTACCCATATTCATCTGGATCATGCTGGCGGAGCCGGTTTATTGCTAAAGGAGTGCCCGAATGCAACCATCATTGTGCATCCGCGTGGGGAAAGGCATTTAATTAATCCTAAAAAACTTGCTGCAGGAGCAAGAGCAGTTTATGGTGACAGCTTCTCTGAATTATTTGAACCAATTGTACCTGTGCCTGAAGATCGATTGCTTGTAAAAGGTGAAGGGGACTCCTTGGAAATAGGGCCGAATTGTACATTGGAATTCTGGGATACACCTGGGCATGCGAAGCATCATATTAGTATTTATGATCCTGTGAGCAATGGAATGTTTACTGGCGACACAGTAGGTGTTCGTTACGAACAGCTCGTACCAAATGGTGTTGATTTGTTTTTGCCTTCTACTTCTCCAAACCATTTTAATCCGAATGACATGGAGAACTCCATTAAGCGAATTCGCGACAAAAACCTTGACCGTATTTACTTTGGTCATTTTGGGATGACACAAAACATAGAAGAGGCATTAAACCAGACTCTAAATTGGCTTGATGTATTTATGGAGGTTGGGGAGCGGACAGTACTTGAAGGAAAAGGCTATGATGTAATTTCACAGCGATTGCTCGCTAATATCCGTGAACATTTAAGAACGAAAGGGATTCCTGATGAGCACGAGGTTTATATTTTAATAAATCTCGACCTGCAGGTAGGATCTCTTGGTATCATTGATTATTTTAAAAAACTAACGCAATAA
- a CDS encoding spore coat protein, which produces MFNQQQNQNFQGSSQMPDQQSHGGHEMFDAHEAISGLVGGLEQGLLYEQHIQDPELKTMLQKHKTFLTQMYNTIVEALSTGQEPSQKTQTYMMSDSNNVLYGMKPTQPKTPAQAVTELNDQCISSFMMANLKSSASAFTMTALETTNPVLRRVFADSIPNLVEMAYEIFLYQNKRQYYQVPQLKQEEMQIYMNSYAPVQNPMQH; this is translated from the coding sequence TTGTTTAATCAACAGCAGAATCAAAATTTCCAAGGCTCATCACAAATGCCTGATCAGCAAAGCCATGGTGGTCACGAAATGTTTGATGCGCATGAAGCAATTTCAGGTCTTGTTGGCGGTTTAGAACAAGGTCTGCTTTATGAACAGCATATTCAGGATCCTGAATTAAAAACAATGCTGCAAAAGCATAAGACATTCCTTACTCAAATGTACAATACGATTGTAGAAGCCCTAAGTACAGGACAAGAACCATCCCAAAAAACCCAGACGTATATGATGTCAGATAGCAATAATGTGCTTTATGGGATGAAGCCAACTCAGCCTAAAACACCTGCACAGGCAGTGACAGAATTGAATGATCAATGTATTTCTAGTTTTATGATGGCAAATTTAAAGTCATCTGCTTCTGCTTTTACAATGACTGCTCTGGAAACAACTAACCCAGTATTAAGAAGAGTGTTTGCTGACAGCATTCCGAATCTTGTCGAAATGGCTTACGAAATATTCTTATACCAAAATAAACGCCAGTATTATCAAGTACCACAATTAAAGCAAGAAGAGATGCAAATTTATATGAACAGCTATGCTCCCGTTCAGAATCCAATGCAGCATTAA
- a CDS encoding YfhD family protein: MGRDDHKKKHNNYLAQTPKNQKSDGIDVEFSEELADAEDKEAQARSRAADKRAKK, encoded by the coding sequence ATGGGTAGAGATGATCATAAAAAAAAGCACAATAATTATTTGGCTCAAACACCTAAAAATCAAAAATCAGATGGTATCGATGTTGAGTTTTCCGAAGAGCTAGCAGATGCTGAAGACAAAGAAGCTCAAGCAAGAAGCCGCGCTGCTGATAAACGTGCAAAGAAGTAG
- a CDS encoding YueI family protein, giving the protein MTNKSIDDYLTEGMYGTRLPKDHERIQFLGTLRERIVLALTIGQVMSDSGLHKLEEAIKENPKATLLINGHVPFRFLKEEKGLANKYNISYTTITNNESDTNIGAVLTYDYAIDKENIFIEDEQPDEKVTETKEQPKSFLGKIKKWFGS; this is encoded by the coding sequence ATGACTAACAAAAGCATCGATGATTATTTAACAGAAGGAATGTACGGGACACGGCTACCAAAAGATCATGAAAGAATACAGTTTCTAGGCACGCTTAGAGAACGAATCGTTTTAGCGCTAACAATTGGACAAGTTATGTCCGATTCCGGCCTTCATAAATTGGAAGAAGCTATCAAAGAGAACCCTAAAGCAACATTGCTTATTAATGGTCATGTTCCTTTCCGTTTTTTAAAAGAAGAAAAAGGACTTGCCAATAAATATAATATTTCGTATACAACCATTACGAATAATGAAAGTGATACAAATATCGGGGCCGTACTCACTTATGATTACGCCATTGATAAAGAGAATATCTTTATTGAAGATGAGCAGCCAGATGAGAAAGTAACGGAAACGAAAGAACAGCCGAAGAGCTTTCTCGGAAAAATAAAGAAATGGTTTGGTTCCTAA
- a CDS encoding NCS2 family permease, which yields MELILKDILAAISGVLNGLPQGLLALTFGFASVPTALAFIIGAFGNAMTSNVAVVSFQAETITVAGTMGNNMRERLSMIFYGAFILIIISLFGLMEQIVSWIGPVITNGMMAGVGFMLAKVAWDMARKDRLIGISSFISALVVYIVTKDLVYTITISVILSSIVYYFMKKDTPDHLKQKIDDRFKLQKLTLNLMVIRGALALVCLNIGANIAFGKINGEIASQDVNIDTLTIISSLADMASALYGGGPVEVIISATASAPHAVWAGVLMMALMAFILIFKLLPKIGKYVPSSSIAGFLFVLGAIVTLPGNAEAALSADAAGSNIVGGITMIITAISDPFFGLLAGVIMEWLLGIFGI from the coding sequence ATGGAACTTATACTTAAAGATATTCTAGCAGCAATCAGTGGTGTGCTTAACGGACTCCCACAAGGATTACTAGCTCTAACGTTTGGATTTGCTTCCGTACCGACTGCGTTAGCATTTATTATTGGCGCATTCGGAAATGCCATGACAAGCAATGTTGCTGTTGTATCATTCCAAGCAGAGACAATAACCGTTGCCGGAACAATGGGCAATAATATGCGTGAACGGTTATCAATGATCTTCTACGGTGCATTTATTTTAATTATTATTAGCTTATTTGGTCTTATGGAACAAATCGTTTCCTGGATTGGTCCAGTAATTACAAATGGAATGATGGCCGGTGTTGGCTTTATGCTTGCAAAAGTTGCCTGGGATATGGCAAGGAAAGACCGTTTAATTGGTATATCTTCATTTATTAGTGCACTTGTCGTGTACATTGTAACAAAGGATCTTGTATACACAATTACAATTTCAGTTATTCTTTCAAGTATTGTTTATTATTTTATGAAAAAAGATACTCCCGATCATTTAAAACAGAAAATCGATGACCGTTTTAAATTGCAAAAATTAACGTTAAATCTAATGGTAATCCGTGGTGCCTTAGCTTTAGTTTGTTTGAATATCGGCGCTAATATTGCTTTCGGAAAAATTAATGGAGAAATTGCTTCACAAGATGTAAATATAGATACATTAACCATCATTAGCAGCTTAGCAGATATGGCATCCGCTTTATACGGCGGCGGACCAGTTGAAGTAATTATATCCGCGACAGCCAGTGCACCGCATGCTGTATGGGCTGGTGTGTTGATGATGGCACTAATGGCTTTTATCCTTATTTTTAAACTGCTTCCCAAAATCGGAAAGTATGTACCGAGTTCTTCAATTGCAGGATTTCTATTTGTGCTTGGAGCAATCGTTACACTACCTGGCAACGCCGAGGCAGCACTTTCAGCGGATGCTGCGGGCTCTAATATTGTCGGTGGTATTACGATGATTATAACCGCCATTTCCGATCCATTTTTCGGTCTGCTAGCAGGCGTAATCATGGAATGGCTATTAGGTATTTTTGGTATTTAA
- a CDS encoding phosphoribosyltransferase family protein, translating to MDTYELKVAGLKRDLPIIQIKDNLKIASFVILGDTEMVAATAPLIADKLPEVDVLVTAEAKGIPFIYEVAKQLNMAKYVVARKSIKPYMNNPIIHEVESITTQKTQTLCLDTEDVAQIKGKRVALIDDVISTGESLKALEELVEKAGGNVAAKAAILAEGDAANRDDILFIEKLPLFTD from the coding sequence ATGGATACATATGAACTTAAAGTTGCTGGTTTAAAACGTGACTTACCAATTATTCAAATTAAAGATAATTTAAAAATAGCAAGCTTTGTTATTTTAGGTGATACAGAAATGGTTGCTGCGACTGCACCATTAATTGCAGATAAATTGCCAGAGGTTGATGTTCTCGTTACAGCAGAGGCAAAGGGAATCCCTTTTATATATGAAGTTGCGAAACAATTAAACATGGCAAAATATGTTGTCGCCAGAAAAAGCATAAAGCCGTATATGAACAATCCTATCATCCATGAAGTTGAATCAATTACAACACAAAAAACACAGACCTTATGCTTGGACACAGAGGATGTGGCGCAAATAAAAGGAAAGCGCGTAGCTCTAATTGATGATGTAATAAGCACCGGTGAATCCTTAAAAGCTCTAGAGGAATTAGTAGAAAAGGCTGGTGGAAATGTTGCCGCAAAAGCCGCAATCCTAGCTGAAGGTGATGCAGCAAATCGTGATGATATTTTATTTATTGAGAAACTGCCTCTTTTCACAGACTGA
- a CDS encoding ABC transporter ATP-binding protein: MSNTVVEVQHATRKFGKTTAVNNVSFSIEKGSTVAILGPNGAGKTTIVSMMLGLIEPTAGYIHLFNKNPKHIAAREKIGAMLQDVSVVDKLKVHEVIALFRSYYPSPLSMEELIALTGLEKDDLNKWADKLSGGQKRRVGFALALTGNPDLIFFDEPTVGLDITARRLFWEKVNALKKKGKTIIFTTHYLQEADDAAERIILFNRGEIIADGHPNTIKQQLAIRNVSFQSDDTDKAIQQLQSLPTVSQCYEKDKRIYVVTEDTDAVLKALFKLDLNARSIEIEQGRLEEVFEYLTKQNEEAEINEQHYNAM; the protein is encoded by the coding sequence ATGTCTAATACCGTTGTTGAAGTGCAGCACGCAACAAGAAAATTCGGTAAGACAACAGCAGTTAATAATGTTTCTTTTTCCATCGAAAAGGGATCTACTGTAGCAATCCTGGGACCAAATGGTGCAGGAAAAACAACAATTGTTTCCATGATGCTTGGATTAATCGAACCTACTGCCGGATATATTCACTTATTCAATAAAAACCCGAAGCATATTGCCGCTCGTGAAAAAATAGGTGCGATGCTTCAAGATGTAAGTGTCGTTGATAAATTAAAGGTTCATGAGGTTATTGCCCTCTTTCGCAGCTACTACCCTTCCCCGCTCTCCATGGAGGAATTAATTGCTTTAACCGGATTAGAGAAGGACGACTTGAACAAATGGGCCGACAAATTATCAGGAGGTCAAAAACGGCGGGTTGGTTTTGCTCTAGCGCTTACCGGCAATCCAGACCTTATTTTCTTTGATGAACCAACAGTCGGGCTTGACATTACTGCAAGGAGATTATTCTGGGAAAAAGTAAATGCATTAAAGAAAAAAGGAAAAACAATTATTTTTACGACACATTATTTACAAGAAGCAGACGATGCAGCGGAGCGAATTATCCTATTTAATCGTGGCGAAATTATTGCGGACGGACACCCAAATACGATTAAGCAACAGCTTGCTATCCGAAATGTTTCCTTCCAATCAGATGACACAGATAAAGCGATCCAACAATTACAATCGCTCCCGACAGTTAGCCAGTGCTATGAAAAAGATAAACGAATTTACGTCGTAACAGAAGACACAGATGCCGTTCTTAAAGCACTTTTCAAGCTTGATTTAAACGCAAGAAGCATCGAAATTGAACAAGGGCGATTGGAAGAGGTATTTGAATATTTAACGAAACAAAATGAGGAGGCAGAAATAAATGAACAGCATTACAATGCAATGTAA